In one Lolium rigidum isolate FL_2022 chromosome 3, APGP_CSIRO_Lrig_0.1, whole genome shotgun sequence genomic region, the following are encoded:
- the LOC124698602 gene encoding mitochondrial import inner membrane translocase subunit TIM17-2-like: MGVVGGSIFHYMKGMYNSPNGYRLSGGVQAMRMNAPRVGGSFAAWGCLFSTFDCAMVYARQKEDPWNSIAAGAAAGGFLAMRGGLFASARSAMVGGALLALIEGAGIMLNRVLVEVPPPPPPPGMDPAEVPGQGQGPPPPIGFTFPGMPQPRPVVVDEVPVTGSGGSGGWLGGLFGKKKDDKVAGDRKSEVLESFDTPSPPMPSFDYK, from the coding sequence ATGGGCGTGGTGGGGGGCTCCATCTTCCACTACATGAAGGGCATGTACAACTCCCCGAACGGCTACCGCTTGTCCGGCGGGGTCCAGGCCATGCGCATGAACGCTCCGCGCGTCGGCGGGAGCTTCGCCGCGTGGGGCTGCCTCTTCTCCACGTTCGACTGCGCCATGGTCTACGCGCGCCAGAAGGAGGACCCCTGGAACTctatcgccgccggcgccgcagcCGGCGGTTTCCTTGCCATGCGGGGCGGCCTCTTTGCTTCTGCCAGATCCGCAATggtcggcggcgccctcctcgctCTCATCGAGGGCGCGGGCATCATGCTGAACCGCGTGTTGGTGgaagttccgccgccgccgccgccccctggcATGGATCCGGCCGAGGTACCAGGGCAAGGGCAAGGGCCACCACCGCCCATTGGATTCACTTTCCCTGGGATGCCGCAGCCTCGGCCGGTTGTGGTCGATGAGGTCCCGGTAACTGGATCCGGGGGCTCTGGTGGATGGCTGGGGGGCTTGTTTGGTAAGAAGAAGGACGATAAGGTGGCTGGTGATCGCAAGTCGGAGGTGTTGGAGAGCTTCGATACGCCCAGCCCGCCAATGCCATCCTTCGACTACAAGTGA